From the Flavimarina sp. Hel_I_48 genome, one window contains:
- a CDS encoding PIN domain-containing protein has translation MESRFGNRSFALDLDDRFDFYGPELLLEEIERYSEKLMRYTKIDLDNFYKIKTWLLDSINIIEEELISNKSWKEAFELVKDVDVDDTPFVALAIQLNCQLWTGDKKLAGSIYHKNEKLILNTQEVLKLL, from the coding sequence ATTGAATCCAGATTCGGAAATAGGAGTTTTGCTTTGGATCTAGATGATCGATTCGATTTCTATGGCCCAGAACTTCTGCTGGAAGAAATCGAACGTTATTCGGAAAAACTAATGCGGTATACTAAAATTGATTTGGATAACTTTTATAAAATCAAAACATGGCTCTTGGATTCCATAAATATAATTGAAGAGGAACTAATTTCAAACAAAAGTTGGAAGGAAGCATTTGAATTGGTCAAGGATGTGGATGTAGATGATACACCTTTTGTTGCTTTAGCAATACAATTGAATTGTCAATTATGGACAGGAGATAAAAAACTTGCAGGATCAATTTATCATAAAAATGAAAAACTTATACTAAATACTCAAGAAGTTCTAAAATTACTTTAG
- a CDS encoding OsmC family protein: MKVHLNRINNDYLFEAKGASGIPVMIDNKTGDEVKGSSPMELLLMGVGGCSAIDIISILKKQKLEIDSYAVEVEGDRKEVGGAKPFKAMVVKVFLEGEIPPEKALRAAKLSFEKYCSVSITMQAGVDIIYQVFLNGEALA; encoded by the coding sequence ATGAAAGTACACTTAAACCGCATCAACAACGATTATCTTTTTGAAGCTAAAGGCGCTTCGGGCATCCCGGTGATGATCGATAATAAAACGGGCGATGAAGTAAAAGGTTCAAGCCCCATGGAATTACTGCTCATGGGTGTGGGAGGTTGCAGCGCGATAGATATCATTTCGATTTTGAAAAAGCAAAAACTGGAAATTGATTCTTATGCGGTAGAGGTGGAGGGCGACCGCAAAGAAGTGGGCGGTGCAAAACCGTTCAAGGCAATGGTGGTCAAAGTATTTTTAGAAGGTGAAATTCCGCCAGAAAAAGCCCTTCGCGCCGCAAAACTTAGTTTTGAGAAGTATTGTTCAGTTTCCATTACAATGCAGGCTGGAGTGGATATTATCTATCAGGTTTTTCTAAATGGGGAAGCACTGGCCTGA
- a CDS encoding O-succinylhomoserine sulfhydrylase, translated as MSKHFETEAIRTQINRTEFQEHSMPMYLTSSFVFEDAEDMRASFSEEKERNIYSRFTNPNTSEFVDKICKMEGAEAGYAFATGMSAVFSTFAALLNSGDHIVSARSVFGSTHSLFTKFLPKWNITTSYFKVDEVDTLESLITPETKVLYVESPTNPAVDVLDLELLGEIAKKHNLIYIVDNCFATPYLQQPIKFGADLVIHSATKMIDGQGRVLGGVTVGKSELIREVYLFARNTGPALSPFNAWVLSKSLETLAVRAEKHCENALKVAEFLEKHDKINKVKYPFLKSHAMYEVAKKQMKLGGNVVAFEVKGGIDAGRKFLNTIKMCSLSANLGDTRTIVTHPASTTHSKLSEEDRNEVGITDGLVRISVGLEHVDDVIEDLQQALTAV; from the coding sequence ATGAGCAAGCATTTTGAGACCGAAGCCATACGCACACAAATAAACCGAACCGAATTTCAGGAGCATTCCATGCCCATGTATTTGACTTCGAGTTTTGTTTTTGAGGATGCCGAAGATATGCGCGCGTCTTTTTCTGAAGAGAAAGAACGCAATATATACAGCCGTTTTACCAACCCCAATACCAGCGAATTTGTGGATAAAATCTGCAAAATGGAAGGCGCCGAAGCCGGTTATGCGTTTGCCACAGGGATGTCTGCCGTATTTTCCACCTTTGCTGCGCTTTTAAATAGTGGCGATCATATCGTTTCCGCACGGTCGGTTTTTGGCTCTACACACTCCCTTTTTACAAAGTTTTTACCTAAATGGAATATCACAACCTCTTATTTTAAAGTAGATGAGGTTGACACTTTAGAAAGCCTGATCACACCCGAAACCAAGGTGCTTTATGTGGAATCGCCAACCAATCCCGCGGTTGATGTACTGGATCTCGAACTTCTGGGGGAAATTGCCAAAAAACACAACTTAATTTACATTGTAGACAATTGCTTTGCAACTCCGTATTTACAGCAGCCTATCAAATTTGGTGCAGATTTGGTCATTCATTCTGCGACGAAAATGATTGATGGACAGGGACGCGTTCTGGGCGGTGTGACTGTTGGGAAATCAGAATTGATTCGTGAAGTTTATCTTTTTGCACGCAATACGGGTCCGGCGCTTTCTCCTTTCAACGCCTGGGTACTTTCCAAAAGTTTGGAAACACTGGCGGTTAGAGCCGAAAAACACTGTGAAAATGCCTTAAAAGTGGCAGAATTCCTTGAAAAACACGATAAAATCAACAAGGTCAAATATCCGTTCCTAAAGTCGCATGCAATGTATGAAGTTGCTAAAAAGCAGATGAAGCTGGGCGGAAATGTGGTCGCTTTTGAAGTAAAGGGCGGTATTGATGCGGGCAGGAAATTTTTGAATACTATTAAAATGTGCTCGCTTTCGGCTAATCTGGGAGACACCCGTACCATAGTTACCCACCCTGCATCGACCACACATAGCAAACTCAGTGAAGAAGATCGTAATGAAGTAGG